One window of the Salvia splendens isolate huo1 chromosome 1, SspV2, whole genome shotgun sequence genome contains the following:
- the LOC121796652 gene encoding lysosomal Pro-X carboxypeptidase-like isoform X1 yields MKTFTRDLFQYYLLFVLVLVQNVSTISPHKIPRLSPYNKEALSSVSAADSEDLKTYYYRQTLDHFNFAPQSYATFNQKYVVSTKHWGGTESNSPIFAYFGAEAPLDGDFSIIGFLSQIAPRFKSMSLYVEHRYYGESIPFGTMEEAMKNETTRGYFNSAQAIADYAEIVLHVKKKFSAHNSPVIVVGGSYGGMLASWFRLKYPHIAVGALASSAPILYFENITSPDAYFSLVSKDFKEVSHKCYETIRKSWSEIDRIASKEGGLSILSRRFKTCSSLKSKLELKYYLEGMYSEAAQYNAPPKYPVTEVCRGIDGAQKGSDVIGRIFAGMASFRGKRSCYNMTTRNTQTSVGWRWQTCSELVIPIGIANDTMFEADPYDLADYIKGCKQMFGVSPRPHLVTTYYGGHDIKLVLKRFGSNIIFSNGLRDPYSTGGVLEDISESILTVTTRNGSHCLDILIAKESDPEWLVTQRKTEVKIMEGWLTTYYADLKA; encoded by the exons ATGAAAACATTCACAAGAGATTTATTCCAATATTACCTTCTGTTTGTCCTTGTACTTGTTCAAAATGTTTCAACAATATCTCCACACAAAATCCCAAGACTTTCACCATACAACAAAGAAGCATTGAGTAGTGTATCGGCAGCAGATTCAGAGGATTTGAAGACATATTATTACCGGCAAACACTTGATCATTTCAACTTCGCACCTCAGAGCTATGCAACGTTCAACCAAAAATACGTTGTCAGCACCAAACATTGGGGCGGCACTGAATCCAACTCCCCCATTTTCGCCTATTTTGGAGCTGAGGCGCCACTCGATGGAGACTTCTCTATAATCGGCTTCCTCTCTCAAATCGCTCCTCGTTTCAAATCCATGTCTCTCTACGTTGAG CATCGATATTATGGGGAATCGATCCCATTTGGAACGATGGAGGAGGCCATGAAAAATGAAACAACACGTGGATATTTCAATTCAGCTCAAGCAATAGCTGATTATGCAGAAATTGTGCTACACGTCAAGAAAAAATTTTCTGCACATAATTCTCCCGTTATTGTTGTTGGAGGCTCATATGGTGGAA TGCTAGCATCGTGGTTTAGACTTAAATATCCACACATTGCTGTGGGTGCTCTAGCTTCATCAGCTCCTATTCTTTACTTTGAGAACATCACCTCACCAGATGCATATTTCTCGCTTGTATCCAAGGACTTCAAG GAGGTTAGCCACAAGTGTTATGAAACTATTAGAAAATCATGGTCTGAAATCGACAGAATTGCATCAAAAGAAGGAGGCCTCTCCATTCTTAGTCGAAGATTCAAGACATGCTC GAGTTTGAAGAGTAAATTGGAGTTGAAGTATTACTTAGAAGGCATGTACTCGGAGGCAGCACAATACAACGCGCCGCCAAAATATCCAGTGACGGAGGTGTGTAGAGGGATCGACGGAGCTCAAAAGGGAAGCGACGTTATCGGCCGGATTTTCGCGGGCATGGCGTCTTTTCGTGGGAAAAGAAGTTGTTATAATATGACTACCCGCAACACTCAAACTAGCGTCGGCTGGAGATGGCAA aCATGTAGCGAATTGGTGATACCGATTGGGATAGCAAACGACACAATGTTTGAAGCTGATCCATATGATTTAGCTGACTATATTAAAGGCTGCAAACAAATGTTTGGTGTATCACCTCGACCTCATTTGGTCACTACTTATTACGGGGGCCAT GATATTAAATTGGTACTTAAGCGGTTTGGGAGCAACATTATTTTCTCAAATGGTCTAAGAGATCCATACAGTACCGGCGG GGTGCTAGAAGACATATCTGAAAGTATTCTTACAGTGACTACACGTAATG GTTCACATTGTTTGGATATACTTATAGCGAAAGAGAGTGATCCAGAATGGTTGGTGACACAAAGGAAAACAGAGGTTAAGATTATGGAGGGATGGCTTACGACATATTATGCCGATCTGAAGGCATAA
- the LOC121796652 gene encoding lysosomal Pro-X carboxypeptidase-like isoform X2 gives MKTFTRDLFQYYLLFVLVLVQNVSTISPHKIPRLSPYNKEALSSVSAADSEDLKTYYYRQTLDHFNFAPQSYATFNQKYVVSTKHWGGTESNSPIFAYFGAEAPLDGDFSIIGFLSQIAPRFKSMSLYVEHRYYGESIPFGTMEEAMKNETTRGYFNSAQAIADYAEIVLHVKKKFSAHNSPVIVVGGSYGGMLASWFRLKYPHIAVGALASSAPILYFENITSPDAYFSLVSKDFKEVSHKCYETIRKSWSEIDRIASKEGGLSILSRRFKTCSSLKSKLELKYYLEGMYSEAAQYNAPPKYPVTEVCRGIDGAQKGSDVIGRIFAGMASFRGKRSCYNMTTRNTQTSVGWRWQDIKLVLKRFGSNIIFSNGLRDPYSTGGVLEDISESILTVTTRNGSHCLDILIAKESDPEWLVTQRKTEVKIMEGWLTTYYADLKA, from the exons ATGAAAACATTCACAAGAGATTTATTCCAATATTACCTTCTGTTTGTCCTTGTACTTGTTCAAAATGTTTCAACAATATCTCCACACAAAATCCCAAGACTTTCACCATACAACAAAGAAGCATTGAGTAGTGTATCGGCAGCAGATTCAGAGGATTTGAAGACATATTATTACCGGCAAACACTTGATCATTTCAACTTCGCACCTCAGAGCTATGCAACGTTCAACCAAAAATACGTTGTCAGCACCAAACATTGGGGCGGCACTGAATCCAACTCCCCCATTTTCGCCTATTTTGGAGCTGAGGCGCCACTCGATGGAGACTTCTCTATAATCGGCTTCCTCTCTCAAATCGCTCCTCGTTTCAAATCCATGTCTCTCTACGTTGAG CATCGATATTATGGGGAATCGATCCCATTTGGAACGATGGAGGAGGCCATGAAAAATGAAACAACACGTGGATATTTCAATTCAGCTCAAGCAATAGCTGATTATGCAGAAATTGTGCTACACGTCAAGAAAAAATTTTCTGCACATAATTCTCCCGTTATTGTTGTTGGAGGCTCATATGGTGGAA TGCTAGCATCGTGGTTTAGACTTAAATATCCACACATTGCTGTGGGTGCTCTAGCTTCATCAGCTCCTATTCTTTACTTTGAGAACATCACCTCACCAGATGCATATTTCTCGCTTGTATCCAAGGACTTCAAG GAGGTTAGCCACAAGTGTTATGAAACTATTAGAAAATCATGGTCTGAAATCGACAGAATTGCATCAAAAGAAGGAGGCCTCTCCATTCTTAGTCGAAGATTCAAGACATGCTC GAGTTTGAAGAGTAAATTGGAGTTGAAGTATTACTTAGAAGGCATGTACTCGGAGGCAGCACAATACAACGCGCCGCCAAAATATCCAGTGACGGAGGTGTGTAGAGGGATCGACGGAGCTCAAAAGGGAAGCGACGTTATCGGCCGGATTTTCGCGGGCATGGCGTCTTTTCGTGGGAAAAGAAGTTGTTATAATATGACTACCCGCAACACTCAAACTAGCGTCGGCTGGAGATGGCAA GATATTAAATTGGTACTTAAGCGGTTTGGGAGCAACATTATTTTCTCAAATGGTCTAAGAGATCCATACAGTACCGGCGG GGTGCTAGAAGACATATCTGAAAGTATTCTTACAGTGACTACACGTAATG GTTCACATTGTTTGGATATACTTATAGCGAAAGAGAGTGATCCAGAATGGTTGGTGACACAAAGGAAAACAGAGGTTAAGATTATGGAGGGATGGCTTACGACATATTATGCCGATCTGAAGGCATAA